In Crassostrea angulata isolate pt1a10 chromosome 6, ASM2561291v2, whole genome shotgun sequence, a genomic segment contains:
- the LOC128188650 gene encoding uncharacterized protein LOC128188650, which produces MGLKGNGYILCTSLFPAIIYGDNHTNDSNGEIPNILTPLIVSVGAIIIAFTVAKLVDCCCQKTLEKNENLESLDDQTKKILRARLIIIQMKRKEMAKAAPALNIFKKWSSKTIMSKNLQNEVTKKDKQTVITVDEADIEKKSNSLGHGFLKQNKVANGIPSLTQNKPLVHKQEKLDSDSHASNSSKSGTPPSSNSASSTSRSSARSVSVSVNSTRTSFNSESGLSLFTGTSSDHKKTSNKSVTFNENVEVKTEDELEQLDSVKVVSESPPTDSSKPSNLKKPS; this is translated from the exons ATGGGTTTGAAAGGAAATGGATACATATTATGTACATCCCTTTTTCCAGCGATAATTTACG GTGACAACCACACTAATGATTCCAATGGAGAGATTCCGAATATACTGACCCCGCTAATTGTTTCCGTCGGGGCAATCATCATCGCTTTTACAGTCGCTAAACTCGTCGATTGTTGTTGCCAGAAGACGCTGGAAAAAAATGAGAACCTGGAATCATTGGACGATCAAACCAAGAAGATTCTACGAGCAAGACTCATCATTATTCAAATGAAACGAAAAGAGATGGCCAAAGCGGCCCCAGCgcttaatattttcaaaaaatggtcATCAAAGACAATTATGTCCAAGAATCTTCAAAATGAGGTTACCAAAAAGGATAAACAAACTGTGATAACCGTGGACGAAGCGGATATTGAGAAGAAAAGTAACTCCTTAGGACATGGGTTTCTAAAGCAAAACAAGGTGGCAAATGGTATACCAAGTTTGACGCAGAATAAACCCCTCGTGCATAAACAAGAAAAGTTAGATTCAGACAGCCATGCATCAAATTCTTCCAAATCAGGGACACCTCCATCTTCGAACTCAGCGAGTTCAACATCTAGATCTTCTGCTAGGTCGGTGTCCGTGTCTGTCAACTCAACTCGTACATCTTTCAACTCCGAATCCGGGCTTTCTCTCTTTACTGGTACAAGTTCTGACCACAAGAAAACTTCAAATAAAAGTGTGACTTTCAATGAAAATGTAGAAGTGAAAACCGAAGACGAATTGGAACAGCTTGATTCCGTGAAAGTAGTTAGTGAATCACCTCCAACAGACTCTAGTAAACCGTCGAATCTTAAAAAACCATCTTGA
- the LOC128190395 gene encoding neuropilin and tolloid-like protein 1: protein MGILNRGYPSAMFWLLCSIWILERSCANKTDAPTSLTYSRQHLLGNKIDHACTNFTFGSMEFYSPNYPEKYPNSIECVRAIEAQPGFEIQLDFREKFDMEEGKDKDCRYDYLEVRDGPFGYSQLFGRYCGKRFPPLLISKGRFLWLRFVSDKAANYGGFKGVFSFIKKEKYNAELEALSVCRIPIHHMHGFLSSVDMSTLLNGNVDCTWEIQAPPRSKIFLSNFKVAWRVQLSSPCDSTRIEIYETSSTESALKGSFCFGSIPDLVIDSSVAFIRVFSPALSIKPELTFSYTVLRDANRPTFVTSNYGSSKKNDPVCSSSEFICDEACLSKSLRCDGIKNCPSGQDELHCGEQEEESEVPLYIIGAGALGGVVITAIIIAVCASCYCKRNRKRRERELAKHHEKLKESTIEMSSNSTTTTMGSNKKGVPPVGYFSLPRSHGGKNYKDHRNSLTNSQSPSEGEYPDQSSDPGTYKKFTILDPYMEDETSPPPSLYNQTTGLTTIIERHDMPPQTEIDGSYGWTGYGWKQPPSSLNENLAKLARYNMPQHEQPHHQQKVFKYNPENKMYMDPKYEMYLEQKMPVNKDYKTKYGTPVEIDSSLHDDHAHKQFKLKIQDPDITRDLEVT, encoded by the exons ATGGGAATTCTTAACAGAg GTTATCCATCCGCCATGTTTTGGTTGCTGTGTTCGATTTGGATTCTGGAAAGATCTTGTGCAAACAAAACAG atgCGCCAACCTCCTTAACATACAGCCGTCAACATCTATTGGGGAACAAGATTGACCACGCTTGTACCAACTTCACTTTTGGTTCCATGGAGTTCTACAGTCCAAACTATCCCGAAAAATACCCGAATAGCATCGAATGCGTGAGGGCGATCGAAG CACAACCTGGATTTGAAATCCAGCTCGACTTCCGGGAGAAATTCGACATGGAGGAAGGAAAAGACAAGGACTGTCGCTATGACTACCTAGAGGTTAGGGACGGGCCGTTCGGATACTCCCAGCTGTTCGGGCGATATTGCGGCAAACGTTTCCCTCCTCTGCTCATCTCCAAGGGCAGGTTCCTTTGGTTGAGATTTGTTAGCGACAAAGCTGCGAACTATGGAGGCTTCAAAGGAGTTTTCAGTTTCATCAAGAAAGAAA AATACAACGCAGAATTGGAAGCTCTGAGCGTCTGTCGCATTCCAATCCACCATATGCACGGATTTCTGTCGTCTGTCGACATGTCAACTCTTCTGAATGGCAATGTCGATTGCACATGGGAAATACAGGCTCCGCCAAGAAGCAAG ATTTTCCTGTCCAATTTCAAAGTAGCTTGGCGCGTGCAACTCTCATCCCCATGTGACTCAACGAGAATTGAGATCTACGAGACGTCTTCCACTGAGAGTGCTCTGAAAGGCTCCTTCTGTTTTGGGTCGATTCCGGACCTAGTCATCGACAGCAGTGTGGCGTTCATCCGGGTCTTTTCGCCTGCTCTGTCCATTAAACCAGAACTCACATTTTCCTACACAGTTTTGAGAGATGCTAACAGACCGACGTTTGTGACATCTAACTATG GCTCCAGCAAGAAAAATGACCCGGTTTGCTCTTCGTCCGAATTCATATGTGATGAAGCGTGTCTTAGCAAGTCTCTGAGGTGTGACGGCATCAAGAACTGTCCCTCTGGACAAGACGAGCTGCATTGTGGAGAACAAGAGGAGG AATCTGAGGTTCCCCTCTACATCATCGGAGCCGGTGCGCTAGGGGGCGTCGTTATCACAGCTATCATCATTGCAGTCTGTGCTTCTTGTTACTGCAAGAGGAACCGGAAACGCAGAGAAAGGGAACTTGCTAAACACCATGAGAAACTGAAAGAGAGCACCATAGAAATGTCAAGCAACAGTACAACCACTACCATGGGTAGTAACAAAAAGGGCGTCCCTCCCGTGGGGTACTTTTCTTTGCCTCGTTCTCACGGAGGCAAAAATTACAAGGACCACCGAAACAGCTTGACAAATTCCCAGTCGCCCTCTGAAGGGGAATACCCCGACCAGTCCTCAGATCCGGGTACCTATAAAAAGTTTACCATTCTTGACCCTTACATGGAGGATGAGACCAGTCCCCCGCCCTCGCTCTACAATCAAACGACGGGTCTAACGACCATCATAGAGCGCCATGATATGCCCCCGCAGACTGAGATTGACGGCAGTTATGGATGGACGGGGTATGGGTGGAAGCAACCGCCTTCATCACTCAACGAAAATCTGGCCAAACTGGCGCGTTACAATATGCCGCAACACGAGCAACCGCATCACCAACAGAAAGTGTTTAAGTATAATCCGGAGAATAAAATGTACATGGACCCAAAGTATGAAATGTACTTAGAGCAAAAAATGCCAGTAAACAAAGACTACAAAACTAAATACGGCACACCTGTTGAAATAGACAGCTCATTACATGATGACCACGCtcataaacaatttaaactgaaaattcAGGATCCTGATATTACACGTGACCTGGAAGTGACGTAA